One part of the Proteiniborus sp. DW1 genome encodes these proteins:
- a CDS encoding 2-hydroxyacyl-CoA dehydratase has translation MNSVLNVGLDVGSTTVKMVILDEMTNILYKKYLRHFSDIKNTVISMFEDAKSILERNRITMMITGSGGLSISKKLDVSFIQEVIACTNTIERYIPYTDVAIELGGEDAKITYLGDSVEQRMNGTCAGGTGAFIDQMAALLQTDAEGLNNLAKEYRTIYPVASRCGVFAKTDIQPLLNEGAAKEDIAASVLQAVVNQTISGLAQGKPIRGNVAFLGGPLYFMSELRKRFIETLNLEEDNIIFPDDSQYYVALGAALSSRSEEPIPFECLYERVPDINRIDTDEENKLMPLFKDENEYIEFKERHNKHKVKRVPIEDYKGKAYLGIDAGSTTTKVALIDEEGGLLYSFYGSNMGSPLQSTMDALKDLYNKLNDDIKIVNSAVTGYGEHLIKSALRIDIGEIETVAHYKAAEFFLPGVDFVLDIGGQDMKSLKIHDGVIDSIMLNEACSSGCGSFIETFANSLNMEVKDFAKAGLSSKNPVDLGTRCTVFMNSKVKQAQKEGADVSDISAGISISVIKNALYKVIRLRSVEELGEKIVVQGGTFYNEAVLRAMEIIVDREVVRPDIAGIMGAFGAAIVAKEKYREGYETKLLMKDELKDFTSEISMRRCGLCGNNCLLTINHFSDGREYISGNRCERGAGIEKVENDIPNLYEYKYKRLFSHYKPLKVEEAKRGTIGIPRVLNIYEDYPFWFTFFTELGYRVVLSGRSSKKIYELGMETIPSESVCYPGKMVHGHVIDLLKKGIKKIFYPCIAHNVIEDETAGNHYNCPIVTSYPETINANIEELREDEITFYHPFLPIDDSNRLKKRIYEKLAKEGLSKSEISNAVDKAYMELEKYKADVRKKGEEAIAYIERNNIKGILLAGRPYHIDPEINHGIPEMIKSYGFAVISEDSICHLAEVERPIRVVDQWVYHSRMYRAATYVAKRNDIELVQLNSFGCGLDAVTTDQVQEILERFGKIYTVIKIDEINNLGAVRIRIRSLMAAIAEREKRNFEPVELYGIQKRVIFTEKMKKTHTILSPQMSPIHFQFLQTGFRKAGYNIEILPSVDKKAIDEGLRYVHNDACYPSIITVGQIMEALKSGKYDLNNTSVIISQTGGGCRATNYIAFIRKALKDAGMGHVPVISLNAGGLEKNPGFKVTIPILNNLLMGMIYGDLLMRVLYKVRPYEKVPGSANKLYEYWVEKCKDALENGTRKDFIRNIYGIVEDFDSLEIHEDMIKPKVGVVGEILVKFHPTANNDIVGILESEGAEAVVPDLTDFFLYTAFNSKTKYRELSGSYKGSLFAGVAIEAIEYYRKDMKKALANSKRFTPPVSIEELAEGAEKHLSLCNQTGEGWFLTAEMVELINSGVPNIVCLQPFACLPNHITGKGMIKELRRAYPESNIAAIDYDPGASEVNQLNRIKLMLSVAFKNLEKEIELKGHQQEAALTH, from the coding sequence ATGAATAGTGTGCTAAATGTTGGACTAGATGTAGGTTCAACTACAGTAAAGATGGTTATATTAGACGAGATGACTAATATTCTATACAAAAAATATTTAAGACATTTTTCAGATATTAAAAATACAGTTATTTCCATGTTTGAAGATGCAAAGTCAATTCTAGAAAGAAATAGAATTACAATGATGATTACTGGTTCGGGAGGCCTATCTATTTCTAAAAAATTGGACGTGTCATTCATACAAGAAGTTATAGCTTGCACCAATACTATCGAAAGATATATACCTTATACAGATGTTGCAATAGAATTAGGTGGTGAAGATGCTAAGATAACATATTTAGGAGATTCCGTTGAGCAAAGAATGAATGGTACTTGTGCTGGCGGAACTGGAGCATTTATTGATCAAATGGCTGCCCTTTTGCAAACAGATGCAGAAGGACTAAACAATCTCGCTAAAGAATATAGGACAATATATCCAGTAGCATCTAGATGTGGTGTTTTTGCTAAAACTGATATTCAACCTCTATTAAATGAAGGAGCTGCTAAGGAAGATATTGCAGCATCAGTATTACAAGCAGTAGTAAACCAAACTATAAGTGGATTAGCTCAGGGAAAGCCCATAAGAGGAAATGTAGCTTTTTTAGGCGGTCCTCTGTATTTTATGTCAGAGCTTCGAAAGAGATTTATTGAGACGTTAAATTTAGAAGAGGATAATATAATATTTCCTGATGATTCACAATATTATGTGGCATTAGGAGCAGCCTTATCTTCGAGAAGCGAGGAACCAATCCCCTTTGAATGTCTATATGAAAGGGTACCTGATATAAATAGAATTGATACAGATGAAGAAAATAAGCTTATGCCATTATTTAAGGATGAAAATGAATATATTGAATTTAAAGAAAGACATAATAAACACAAGGTTAAGAGAGTACCTATAGAAGACTATAAGGGAAAAGCTTACTTAGGCATAGATGCAGGTTCTACAACTACTAAGGTTGCATTAATAGATGAAGAGGGAGGGCTATTATATTCCTTTTATGGAAGCAACATGGGAAGTCCTCTACAATCTACAATGGATGCATTAAAAGACTTATATAATAAGCTAAATGATGATATAAAAATAGTAAATTCAGCAGTTACAGGCTACGGAGAGCATTTGATAAAATCTGCCCTAAGAATAGATATTGGAGAAATAGAAACTGTAGCTCATTACAAGGCAGCAGAATTCTTTCTTCCAGGAGTAGACTTTGTCCTAGACATAGGTGGACAAGATATGAAGAGCTTAAAGATTCATGATGGTGTAATAGATTCTATTATGCTCAATGAAGCATGTTCTTCTGGTTGCGGTTCATTCATAGAAACCTTTGCAAACTCACTTAATATGGAGGTTAAGGACTTTGCGAAAGCTGGCTTAAGCTCTAAGAATCCTGTAGATTTAGGAACTCGTTGTACAGTATTTATGAATTCGAAGGTTAAGCAGGCCCAAAAAGAAGGTGCTGATGTTAGTGATATATCGGCAGGAATATCTATTTCTGTAATCAAGAACGCACTATACAAGGTTATTAGGCTTAGAAGTGTTGAGGAGCTTGGGGAGAAAATAGTGGTTCAAGGTGGAACCTTCTACAATGAAGCAGTCTTAAGGGCTATGGAAATTATAGTGGATCGAGAAGTAGTTAGACCTGACATAGCAGGAATAATGGGAGCCTTTGGAGCTGCGATAGTTGCAAAGGAAAAATATAGGGAAGGCTATGAAACTAAACTACTAATGAAGGATGAATTAAAGGACTTCACGTCGGAGATATCAATGAGACGATGTGGATTATGTGGCAACAATTGCCTGTTAACAATAAATCATTTTTCTGATGGTCGTGAGTATATATCAGGAAATAGGTGTGAAAGAGGAGCAGGTATTGAAAAAGTAGAAAATGACATACCTAATCTTTATGAATATAAATACAAGAGACTCTTTAGCCACTATAAGCCTTTAAAGGTTGAAGAAGCAAAAAGAGGTACTATTGGTATACCTAGAGTATTAAATATATATGAGGATTATCCTTTCTGGTTTACATTCTTTACGGAGCTAGGATATAGAGTAGTATTGTCAGGTCGCTCCTCTAAAAAGATTTATGAACTGGGAATGGAGACTATACCATCAGAATCAGTATGCTATCCTGGTAAGATGGTCCATGGACATGTTATTGATTTATTGAAGAAGGGAATTAAGAAGATTTTCTATCCTTGTATAGCTCATAATGTAATTGAGGACGAAACAGCAGGTAATCACTATAATTGTCCTATAGTTACATCTTATCCAGAGACTATAAATGCAAATATAGAAGAGTTAAGAGAAGATGAAATTACATTCTATCACCCATTTTTACCTATAGATGATTCAAATAGACTTAAGAAAAGGATATATGAAAAGTTGGCTAAAGAAGGACTAAGCAAAAGTGAAATTTCTAATGCTGTAGATAAGGCATATATGGAGCTAGAAAAATACAAAGCAGATGTTAGGAAAAAAGGCGAAGAAGCAATTGCCTATATAGAGAGGAATAATATAAAAGGTATACTATTGGCTGGTCGTCCATACCATATTGACCCAGAGATAAACCACGGAATACCAGAGATGATTAAATCCTATGGATTTGCAGTTATTTCAGAGGATTCAATATGTCATTTAGCAGAGGTAGAGAGACCTATTAGAGTTGTAGATCAATGGGTATATCATTCAAGAATGTATAGAGCGGCCACATATGTAGCCAAGCGGAATGACATAGAGCTAGTTCAGCTAAACTCATTTGGCTGTGGATTAGACGCTGTAACTACTGACCAAGTACAGGAAATACTAGAGCGGTTCGGTAAAATTTATACTGTAATTAAGATAGATGAAATAAATAATCTAGGTGCTGTTAGGATACGTATACGTTCCCTAATGGCAGCCATAGCAGAAAGAGAAAAGCGAAACTTTGAGCCAGTAGAGCTTTATGGCATTCAAAAAAGAGTTATTTTCACAGAGAAAATGAAGAAAACCCACACTATTCTGTCTCCGCAGATGTCGCCTATACATTTTCAGTTTTTACAAACTGGATTTAGGAAAGCCGGATATAATATTGAAATATTGCCATCAGTAGATAAAAAAGCCATAGATGAGGGGCTTAGATATGTTCACAATGATGCTTGTTATCCTTCCATTATAACCGTAGGACAGATAATGGAGGCTTTGAAGTCTGGGAAATATGACTTAAACAATACTTCAGTTATCATATCCCAAACAGGAGGAGGATGTAGAGCTACAAACTACATTGCCTTTATAAGAAAGGCCCTAAAAGATGCAGGTATGGGGCATGTGCCTGTTATATCACTTAATGCTGGAGGACTTGAAAAGAATCCAGGATTTAAAGTAACCATACCTATACTAAACAACCTACTTATGGGGATGATTTACGGAGATTTACTCATGAGAGTTCTCTATAAAGTAAGACCTTATGAAAAAGTGCCTGGCTCTGCAAATAAGCTGTATGAGTACTGGGTAGAAAAATGTAAGGATGCTTTGGAAAATGGCACTAGAAAAGACTTCATAAGAAATATTTATGGTATAGTAGAGGATTTTGACAGCCTTGAAATCCATGAGGATATGATTAAACCAAAGGTGGGAGTAGTAGGAGAGATACTAGTCAAATTCCATCCTACTGCTAATAATGATATAGTAGGCATATTAGAATCAGAAGGTGCAGAAGCAGTAGTGCCAGATTTAACTGACTTCTTTTTATATACTGCATTTAACAGCAAGACAAAGTATAGAGAATTATCTGGCTCATATAAGGGCTCATTATTTGCAGGAGTTGCAATAGAAGCAATTGAATATTATAGAAAAGATATGAAAAAGGCATTAGCAAATAGTAAAAGATTTACACCGCCTGTATCTATAGAAGAACTGGCAGAAGGAGCTGAAAAACACTTATCTTTATGTAATCAAACTGGTGAAGGTTGGTTCTTAACTGCAGAAATGGTAGAGCTTATAAATAGTGGAGTACCTAATATAGTGTGCTTACAGCCATTTGCCTGTCTTCCTAATCATATTACTGGAAAAGGCATGATAAAAGAGCTAAGAAGAGCTTATCCTGAATCCAACATAGCAGCCATTGACTATGACCCAGGTGCTAGTGAGGTCAATCAGCTTAATCGTATTAAACTTATGTTATCTGTAGCTTTTAAAAACCTTGAAAAAGAAATAGAATTAAAAGGGCATCAGCAAGAAGCGGCTTTAACACATTAA
- a CDS encoding CAP domain-containing protein, translating into MLKKISLVILCLLLTVSCARQPQRPGTEEMLRNQSSIDGMNTVKTVRTTVDNCEIRNGTDTESDVIQRVDKGTLLNTVGKSGDWYVVKTKHNQIGTVSENDVEPVIDDVKDTPIQGVVRLTAEEQQMVNLVNQERQKANLQPLTVDMDVARVARIKAKDMVDNNYFSHNSPTYGSPFDMLKSHGIKYLHAGENLAGNPSVESAHQALMNSEGHGKNILNPNYTHIGIGTQNSNRYGNIIVELFISKPK; encoded by the coding sequence ATGCTTAAAAAAATATCTCTCGTAATTCTTTGCTTGTTATTGACGGTTTCATGCGCTAGGCAGCCACAAAGACCAGGCACTGAGGAAATGCTAAGAAACCAATCTTCAATAGATGGCATGAATACTGTTAAAACTGTTAGAACCACAGTAGATAATTGTGAGATAAGAAACGGTACTGATACTGAATCTGATGTAATACAAAGAGTTGATAAAGGGACCTTGCTTAATACGGTAGGTAAATCAGGAGATTGGTATGTCGTAAAAACAAAACATAATCAAATAGGAACAGTATCAGAAAATGATGTAGAGCCTGTAATAGACGATGTTAAAGATACTCCAATACAAGGTGTAGTTAGATTAACAGCTGAAGAACAGCAAATGGTAAATCTAGTAAACCAAGAAAGACAAAAAGCAAACCTTCAGCCTCTAACTGTAGATATGGATGTTGCTAGGGTAGCTAGAATAAAGGCTAAAGATATGGTGGACAATAATTATTTCAGTCATAACTCACCTACTTACGGAAGCCCTTTTGATATGTTAAAAAGTCATGGCATCAAATATTTACACGCTGGTGAAAACCTAGCAGGTAACCCTTCTGTTGAAAGCGCTCATCAAGCTCTAATGAATTCTGAAGGTCATGGAAAAAACATTCTAAATCCAAATTATACTCATATAGGCATCGGCACACAGAACAGTAATAGATATGGTAATATCATTGTAGAATTATTTATTAGTAAACCAAAATAA
- the sigI gene encoding RNA polymerase sigma-I factor, translating into MFFKSSLEDRVEKAKKNTDEMNKLIEEYKPFIASTIQKRTGRFLEYGRDDELTIGMLAFKESIESFNKNKGKFLSFAKHVINLRMIDYYRKTKKDGKVISLEMISQQHDGSTIDIGAARALEEYEKEKENESIKLEIFQYKNELNNWQIDFSDLVKVSPKQEKLRSLYKEVARLIMENEELLNMLLDKKRLPIKEIENLTGIHRKKLERGRTYIISLIIVMKGDYPYLKEYINWR; encoded by the coding sequence ATGTTTTTTAAGAGTTCTCTTGAAGATAGAGTAGAGAAAGCAAAAAAAAATACAGATGAAATGAACAAACTTATAGAAGAGTACAAGCCTTTTATAGCAAGTACAATTCAAAAAAGAACTGGACGGTTTTTAGAATATGGTCGTGATGACGAGCTGACTATTGGGATGCTAGCATTTAAAGAATCCATAGAATCTTTTAATAAGAATAAAGGGAAGTTCTTAAGCTTTGCAAAACATGTCATTAATTTAAGAATGATAGATTACTATAGAAAAACAAAAAAAGATGGCAAAGTTATTTCCTTAGAAATGATTAGCCAACAGCATGATGGAAGTACTATTGATATAGGAGCAGCAAGAGCATTGGAAGAATATGAGAAAGAAAAGGAAAATGAATCTATAAAACTTGAAATCTTTCAATATAAAAATGAACTGAATAATTGGCAAATTGATTTTTCTGATTTAGTAAAGGTATCTCCAAAGCAGGAGAAGCTAAGAAGTCTTTACAAAGAGGTTGCAAGATTAATAATGGAAAATGAAGAGCTACTTAATATGTTGTTAGATAAAAAAAGATTGCCGATAAAAGAAATTGAAAATCTAACAGGAATACATCGAAAAAAGCTTGAAAGAGGTCGAACATATATAATATCACTAATAATAGTGATGAAGGGGGATTACCCTTACCTAAAGGAATATATAAACTGGAGGTGA
- a CDS encoding anti-sigma factor domain-containing protein, with translation MRGIVMEKDKNRLIIMTTDGQFLEIKNYINPVEIGQEIEVKSSFNHKLGVFRRVASIAAAIILFLSGGYGVFGYHTVYGYVDVDINPRVELSYNLYKRVIGIKGLNEDGESILTHVKDYKNKPIEVVVNKVIDSAIRENYIKENSENAVLVTIAESKNEIDDNKILEEINTHIKDSSIEAEVVVIKSDKKSYEETKQDSTSPGKAKLIEKAVNENKNIEPSEIKDKSIKEILNIMKESKKESKEEDKKLDKEIKNIEKEKREIEKNIRKMEKKKENRSNDNKDKKRLEDRKNNRKGNISNDKVKGNTESKKSKDNNSSGDFNNSSKNKSKDNNKQDKANKDKNNKSKETQRKNNGKND, from the coding sequence TTGCGAGGGATAGTAATGGAAAAAGATAAAAATAGACTTATTATAATGACTACTGATGGTCAATTTTTAGAAATAAAGAACTATATTAATCCAGTAGAAATTGGACAAGAGATAGAAGTTAAAAGTAGCTTTAATCATAAACTTGGAGTATTCAGGAGAGTTGCCTCCATAGCAGCCGCGATTATTTTATTTTTGTCAGGTGGATACGGCGTATTTGGATATCATACTGTCTACGGTTATGTAGATGTGGATATCAATCCGAGGGTAGAGTTGTCATATAATCTATATAAAAGAGTTATTGGAATAAAAGGACTTAATGAAGATGGAGAAAGTATTCTGACGCATGTCAAGGATTATAAAAACAAACCTATTGAAGTAGTAGTAAACAAAGTTATAGATAGTGCCATTAGAGAAAATTACATTAAAGAAAATAGCGAAAATGCAGTACTTGTTACTATAGCAGAAAGCAAAAATGAAATTGATGATAATAAAATATTAGAGGAAATAAATACTCACATAAAGGATTCTTCAATTGAAGCTGAGGTAGTAGTTATAAAAAGCGACAAGAAATCCTACGAAGAAACCAAACAAGATAGCACATCTCCTGGAAAGGCTAAGTTAATAGAAAAAGCAGTAAATGAAAACAAAAACATAGAACCAAGTGAGATTAAGGATAAGTCAATTAAAGAAATATTGAATATTATGAAAGAAAGTAAAAAAGAGAGTAAAGAAGAAGACAAGAAATTAGATAAAGAAATTAAAAACATTGAAAAAGAGAAGAGAGAAATAGAAAAAAACATTAGAAAAATGGAAAAGAAAAAAGAGAATAGATCAAATGATAATAAAGATAAAAAAAGGCTAGAAGACAGAAAAAACAATAGAAAAGGAAATATAAGTAATGATAAGGTAAAAGGAAATACGGAAAGTAAAAAAAGTAAAGATAACAATTCAAGTGGCGATTTCAATAATAGTTCAAAGAATAAGAGCAAGGATAATAATAAACAGGATAAGGCTAACAAGGACAAAAATAATAAATCTAAAGAAACGCAGAGAAAAAATAATGGGAAGAACGATTAA
- a CDS encoding DegV family protein has protein sequence MKIRILTDSASDLSDELTKKFGIDVLPLSVFLGDIEYKDGETIEPKELYDNMRAGKVYKTSQVAPQEFKKKFEEYAKNNESCIYIGFSSELSGTYQSSTIAKEEILEEYPNFDITLIDTKCASGGFGLVVLKAAQMVMEGASKEDIVKATEFYAKHMEHIFTVDDLEYLFRGGRVSRTAAVLGSLLNIKPILHVDNGRLVPLEKVRGRNKVIKRMMDIIEERGVRLSEQTIGMTHGDDLDIALKAKKMMEERFGCKDFIIRDVGCAVGAHSGPGTLAIFFLNK, from the coding sequence ATGAAAATTAGGATTTTAACAGATAGTGCAAGTGATTTATCAGATGAATTAACTAAAAAGTTTGGAATAGATGTATTACCTCTTTCGGTTTTCTTAGGAGATATAGAATATAAAGATGGTGAAACGATAGAACCAAAGGAGCTTTATGATAATATGAGGGCCGGAAAAGTGTATAAAACATCACAAGTAGCCCCTCAAGAATTCAAAAAAAAGTTTGAGGAATATGCAAAGAATAATGAATCCTGTATATATATAGGATTTTCGTCAGAATTATCAGGTACATATCAATCTTCTACCATAGCTAAGGAAGAAATACTAGAAGAATATCCTAATTTTGATATAACCTTAATAGATACTAAATGTGCTTCGGGAGGTTTTGGATTAGTCGTATTAAAGGCAGCCCAAATGGTTATGGAAGGAGCCTCAAAAGAGGATATAGTCAAGGCAACTGAATTTTATGCTAAACACATGGAACATATCTTTACAGTTGATGACCTAGAATACCTCTTTAGGGGAGGAAGAGTAAGTAGAACTGCAGCAGTTTTAGGTTCACTATTAAATATTAAGCCTATATTGCATGTAGACAATGGGAGACTGGTACCATTAGAAAAAGTAAGAGGTAGAAACAAGGTCATAAAAAGAATGATGGATATAATCGAAGAAAGAGGAGTAAGATTAAGTGAGCAAACCATAGGTATGACTCATGGTGATGACTTAGATATAGCTTTAAAGGCTAAGAAAATGATGGAAGAAAGATTTGGCTGTAAGGACTTTATAATAAGAGACGTAGGATGTGCTGTGGGAGCCCATTCAGGACCAGGGACGTTAGCAATTTTTTTCCTAAATAAATAA
- a CDS encoding TetR/AcrR family transcriptional regulator — protein MPKKTFFNLPKEKIDKIIKVSIDEFTEYSYENASINRIVERAEIAKGSFYQYFNDKLDLYSYIVGKAEDRRKAYILESSKGQAFLSFYSSLRNIFLAEMKFFMELPKLATISLDFRESRDMDLKREVLKHTVDTTNMFEDLILKGIDNMDIDDSINSKLYAYLLEALNISVLEYYIYEVNLDYNKTLDYIDNIVAFLKNGVKVKKKAIRNFEDRFY, from the coding sequence TTGCCAAAAAAAACATTCTTCAATCTACCAAAAGAAAAGATAGATAAGATTATTAAAGTGAGTATAGATGAATTTACGGAATATTCATATGAAAATGCAAGTATTAATAGAATAGTTGAAAGAGCAGAAATAGCTAAGGGAAGCTTTTATCAGTATTTTAATGATAAGTTAGATTTGTACAGCTACATAGTAGGAAAAGCAGAAGATAGAAGGAAGGCATATATTTTAGAGTCTAGTAAAGGACAGGCTTTTCTTAGTTTTTACAGTTCATTAAGGAATATTTTTCTTGCAGAAATGAAATTTTTCATGGAGCTGCCAAAGCTTGCAACCATATCTCTAGATTTTAGAGAATCACGAGACATGGATTTAAAGAGAGAAGTTCTAAAGCATACTGTTGATACAACTAATATGTTTGAGGATTTGATATTAAAGGGCATAGATAATATGGATATAGATGATAGCATAAACTCTAAGCTTTATGCTTATTTACTTGAGGCATTAAATATTTCAGTATTAGAATACTATATTTACGAAGTTAATTTAGATTATAATAAAACTCTTGATTATATAGATAACATTGTTGCATTTCTGAAAAATGGAGTTAAAGTAAAGAAAAAAGCAATAAGAAACTTTGAAGACAGGTTTTATTAG
- a CDS encoding GNAT family protein: MFIGKKVKLRGLKMEDVEPAYQYMCDPEVLLNISPGIPYPMTLEREKQWFESQIAMKDTYNFAIEDIETGLYIGGCGINKVDWKNRVATVGIYIGDKDFRGKGYGTEAMKLLIDFIFNEMNINRIQLFVFSFNERAIRSYKKVGFIEEGILKQSVFRNGRYYDEIVMSILKENYVR, translated from the coding sequence ATGTTCATAGGTAAAAAAGTAAAGCTTAGAGGATTGAAAATGGAAGATGTAGAACCTGCATATCAGTATATGTGTGACCCAGAAGTCTTACTTAATATAAGTCCAGGGATACCATATCCTATGACATTGGAAAGAGAGAAACAATGGTTTGAAAGCCAGATAGCCATGAAGGATACGTACAATTTTGCAATAGAAGATATAGAAACAGGTTTATATATAGGAGGCTGTGGGATAAATAAAGTTGACTGGAAAAATCGGGTAGCTACAGTTGGAATTTACATTGGGGATAAGGACTTTAGGGGAAAAGGCTATGGTACAGAAGCCATGAAACTCCTAATTGATTTCATATTTAACGAGATGAACATTAATAGAATTCAGCTTTTTGTATTTTCTTTCAATGAAAGAGCCATAAGATCATATAAAAAGGTCGGGTTTATAGAGGAAGGCATATTAAAACAATCAGTATTTAGAAATGGTAGATACTATGATGAGATAGTCATGAGTATATTGAAGGAAAATTATGTAAGATAG
- a CDS encoding ABC transporter substrate-binding protein, which translates to MMKKSLVLLLVLTLSFSAFLVGCTPKEETVDTPTQTDTPTQTDTPSGTQAPTEPMGQIIIGNATELSGDWVPYWTNNAADYDIYNFITSYSTVDMTFEGEYLVNETVVEKYDVTENPNGSKTYTWTIRDGLTYSDGSPITAFDYVASVMFWSSPQIQADGAKASYGYDLEGYSAFNSGESKVFSGVRLIDDKTFSVTISAERLPNFYELASASVGPTKLSYWTDETVTIKDDGEGCYFSDNFTTEAYKSRWDVARFGTSDYPATGPYKIVSYDESSKTAVLEVNDKYIGDYTGQKPRIKTVIYKLVNAETSMDELATGHVDLLSGIGSGVEINAGLDLVDKGGIAYTAYPRSGYGKIQFQCDFGPTQFVEVRQALAYLLDRNDFAKSFTGGFGSVVNGPYGESMWFYQETKSELNEKLNQYSYSLEKAKEVLDQGGWNLDKDGNPYQSGIRYKKLDDGTLMPLIIEWASSGNEVSELLVVKLVENPDLAAAGIQINETVMTFNELLNYLYRESSKDPKYAVPTYGMFNLASGFTPIYDMSTFYTQDPNMVEAGYNDNFIFDDELEELSKAMVLTDPQDREGFKQKFVSFVDRWNELLPDLPLYSNIYHDFYNDKLKDYNMNPLIKISKAILYSYVTE; encoded by the coding sequence ATGATGAAAAAAAGTTTAGTTTTATTACTAGTGCTGACTTTATCATTTTCAGCATTTCTAGTTGGATGTACTCCAAAAGAAGAAACAGTTGATACTCCAACTCAAACAGATACTCCAACTCAAACAGATACTCCAAGTGGAACTCAAGCACCAACCGAACCAATGGGACAAATTATAATTGGTAATGCAACTGAATTATCAGGTGACTGGGTACCATATTGGACAAATAATGCAGCTGATTATGATATCTATAACTTTATTACAAGTTATTCTACAGTTGACATGACATTTGAGGGAGAGTATTTAGTTAATGAAACTGTAGTAGAAAAGTATGATGTTACAGAAAATCCAAATGGTTCAAAGACATATACTTGGACTATTAGGGACGGTTTAACATATTCTGATGGTTCTCCAATTACAGCATTTGATTACGTAGCATCTGTTATGTTCTGGTCTTCACCACAAATTCAAGCAGATGGAGCGAAAGCTAGCTACGGTTATGACCTTGAAGGTTACAGTGCTTTTAACTCAGGTGAATCAAAAGTATTCTCAGGTGTTAGATTAATTGATGATAAAACTTTCTCTGTTACTATTTCAGCAGAAAGACTTCCAAACTTTTATGAGTTAGCAAGTGCAAGCGTTGGTCCTACTAAATTATCTTATTGGACTGATGAAACAGTTACTATAAAAGATGATGGAGAAGGCTGCTACTTCTCTGACAACTTTACGACTGAAGCTTATAAATCAAGATGGGATGTAGCTAGATTTGGAACTTCTGATTACCCAGCAACAGGACCTTATAAAATTGTTTCTTATGACGAATCATCTAAAACAGCTGTTTTAGAGGTAAACGACAAGTACATTGGGGACTATACTGGTCAAAAACCTAGAATTAAAACAGTTATCTATAAGTTAGTTAATGCAGAGACTTCAATGGATGAGTTAGCAACTGGGCATGTAGATTTATTATCTGGAATAGGAAGTGGTGTTGAAATCAATGCAGGTCTTGACCTTGTTGATAAGGGAGGAATTGCTTACACAGCTTATCCACGTTCTGGATATGGTAAGATTCAATTCCAATGTGACTTTGGACCAACTCAATTTGTTGAGGTTCGTCAAGCACTTGCATACCTTTTAGACAGAAACGACTTTGCTAAATCATTTACTGGTGGTTTTGGTTCAGTAGTTAATGGACCTTACGGTGAATCAATGTGGTTCTACCAAGAAACAAAAAGTGAATTAAACGAAAAACTAAATCAATATTCATATAGTCTTGAAAAGGCAAAAGAAGTACTAGATCAAGGTGGCTGGAATCTAGACAAGGATGGTAATCCATATCAAAGTGGAATCCGTTACAAGAAGTTAGATGATGGAACATTAATGCCTCTTATTATAGAATGGGCTTCTAGTGGTAATGAGGTATCAGAATTATTAGTAGTTAAACTAGTTGAAAACCCAGACTTAGCAGCAGCAGGTATTCAAATTAATGAAACAGTTATGACTTTTAATGAGTTATTAAATTACTTATACCGTGAAAGCTCAAAAGATCCTAAATATGCTGTACCAACTTACGGAATGTTTAACCTAGCTTCAGGCTTTACACCTATTTATGATATGAGTACATTCTATACACAAGATCCAAACATGGTTGAGGCTGGATATAATGATAACTTTATATTTGATGATGAATTAGAAGAACTTTCTAAAGCAATGGTACTAACTGATCCACAGGATAGAGAAGGATTTAAGCAAAAATTTGTTAGCTTCGTTGATAGATGGAATGAATTATTACCTGATCTACCACTTTATTCAAATATTTATCATGACTTCTACAATGATAAGTTAAAAGATTATAATATGAATCCACTTATAAAAATATCTAAAGCAATTCTTTACTCTTATGTAACTGAATAA